The following is a genomic window from Aliivibrio wodanis.
AATGAACTTTTAATATAATTTCCCCTTGATTTTAATAACACCTTTTTATGGTAAGGAATTTCAATATTCCTTACCATCAAGATAAAGCAACCTTCGGTTGCAGCTTCCACGCTGCAACCCTTTCGCATACAATAACGTGACAGCATCACGTTAGTCTTTTCTATGTACGACCCAAATCATTTTAAGCATCTCTTCACTCTTGGTAAGTGCTTCTATAACGCCTACAAAGAACGCCATCCCTTTCGAACCGTAGAATTAGAAGCCATCGTAAAGTTTCTTTCTTGCAAAACAGAGCGCCTAGGTAAGTTGACCTATTCGTGTACAAGCCACACTTGTACGCACGTAAAATCCGTTTTAAGCACCTGCAAAAGTAAGTTATGCCCTTCGGCCACAGAGCGATGGATAGCCACTCAGAGCGAAGTACTTCCAGATTGTAAATTCCGTCATATAACCTTCACCATGCCAGGTCAATTTTGGACAATATTTCAATTAAACCGATGGCTTTTGAATGATCTTTTTTCTATCGCAGCGAATACGTTACTCACTCAGGCAAAAACAAAAAAATTAATCATAGGTATTTTTGCTGCTCTTCATACATATGGCCGAAAGCTAAATTTTAATTGCCATATTCATCTAGCGTTAGCTGAGTTAGGGTTGGATAAACATGAAAACTTAAAGAAGTTTTCGTTTAAGTTTGCTTCATTAATGAAGCAATGGCGGTATGGAATAATCAAACTCTTGAGAGATAATTATGACCGACTGATATACCCATCAGAGCTTAGTGATGAAGCAAAAAACAGTCA
Proteins encoded in this region:
- a CDS encoding transposase, IS91 family translates to MYDPNHFKHLFTLGKCFYNAYKERHPFRTVELEAIVKFLSCKTERLGKLTYSCTSHTCTHVKSVLSTCKSKLCPSATERWIATQSEVLPDCKFRHITFTMPGQFWTIFQLNRWLLNDLFSIAANTLLTQAKTKKLIIGIFAALHTYGRKLNFNCHIHLALAELGLDKHENLKKFSFKFASLMKQWRYGIIKLLRDNYDRLIYPSELSDEAKNSQSWNAFLNIQYNRHWNVNIAKKTSHKKHTAKYLGSYVKKPPIAASRLKEYANGNVTFSYLDHNSKKHKELNLTQTEMMLRVLSHVPEKYFKMVRYFGFLSTRLRGDMLSIIYDKLEQKVGEPAIFSFAAMTKAFMKVDPFECILCGSRMVFSGFTRGVKLGQLVSSIENIILLRPI